From Lysobacter auxotrophicus, the proteins below share one genomic window:
- a CDS encoding metal-dependent hydrolase family protein produces MLKPLSLALLAVIASIPVHADAQTAPPAKDAAQALQCGNVFDARSGKLTGPQTLLVRNGKIEQVIGGAGADVAGATRVDLSGHTCMPGWTDLHVHLGSQSSPQSYSEGFRLDDVDYAFRSVDYAKKTLMAGFTSVRDLGGEVSPHLRDAINQGLVSGPRIWAAGKSIATTGGHADPTNGYNDALSHLIGPPGPTEGVINSIDDARQAVRQRYKEGSDVIKITATGGVLSYAKSGDAPQFTVEEVKAIVDTAKDYGYRVAAHAHGEEGMKRAVLGGVTSIEHGTYMSDDVMKLMKQHGTWYVPTIYAGRFVADKAKIDGYFPDVVRPKAQRIGALIQQTAANAYKNGVKIAFGTDMGVGPHGDNAREFIYMVEAGIPAPVAFQAATIRAAEVLGVDDQGVIEVGKRADIVAVPGNPLEDIQQVMKVDFVMKDGAVYRAPEA; encoded by the coding sequence GTGCTCAAGCCGCTCAGCCTTGCCCTGCTGGCCGTCATCGCCAGCATTCCAGTCCATGCCGACGCCCAGACCGCGCCGCCCGCGAAGGATGCGGCGCAGGCGCTGCAATGCGGGAACGTCTTCGACGCCCGAAGCGGCAAACTCACCGGCCCGCAAACGCTGCTGGTGCGCAACGGCAAGATCGAGCAGGTGATCGGCGGCGCGGGCGCGGATGTCGCCGGCGCCACGCGCGTGGACCTGAGCGGCCACACCTGCATGCCCGGCTGGACCGACCTGCACGTGCACCTGGGCAGCCAGTCCAGCCCGCAGAGCTATTCCGAAGGCTTCCGCCTCGACGACGTCGACTACGCATTCCGTTCGGTCGATTACGCGAAGAAAACGCTGATGGCCGGTTTCACCAGCGTGCGCGACCTCGGTGGCGAAGTCAGCCCGCACCTGCGCGACGCGATCAACCAGGGGCTCGTGTCCGGGCCGCGCATCTGGGCGGCGGGCAAGTCCATCGCCACCACCGGCGGCCACGCCGATCCCACCAACGGCTACAACGACGCGCTGTCGCACCTCATCGGCCCGCCCGGCCCGACCGAAGGCGTCATCAACTCCATCGACGATGCGCGCCAGGCCGTGCGCCAGCGCTACAAGGAAGGCAGCGATGTCATCAAGATCACCGCGACCGGCGGCGTGCTGTCGTACGCGAAGTCCGGCGACGCGCCGCAGTTCACCGTCGAGGAAGTGAAGGCGATCGTCGACACCGCGAAGGACTACGGCTATCGCGTCGCCGCGCATGCACACGGCGAGGAAGGCATGAAGCGCGCGGTGCTCGGCGGCGTGACGTCGATCGAGCACGGCACCTACATGAGCGACGACGTGATGAAGCTCATGAAGCAGCACGGCACGTGGTACGTACCGACGATCTACGCCGGTCGCTTCGTCGCCGACAAGGCGAAGATCGACGGTTATTTCCCCGACGTCGTACGCCCGAAGGCGCAGCGTATCGGCGCGCTGATCCAGCAGACCGCCGCGAACGCCTACAAGAACGGCGTCAAGATCGCCTTCGGCACCGACATGGGCGTGGGCCCGCACGGCGACAACGCGCGCGAATTCATCTACATGGTCGAGGCGGGGATTCCGGCGCCGGTGGCCTTCCAGGCCGCGACGATCCGCGCGGCCGAAGTCCTCGGCGTCGACGATCAGGGCGTGATCGAAGTGGGCAAGCGCGCCGACATCGTCGCGGTGCCGGGCAATCCGCTCGAAGACATCCAGCAGGTGATGAAGGTGGATTTCGTGATGAAGGACGGCGCGGTGTATCGCGCGCCGGAGGCCTGA
- the leuS gene encoding leucine--tRNA ligase, with amino-acid sequence MSAQAANETRPYDPQAIEGDAQRFWEGTRAFEVNEASDKPKYYCLSMLPYPSGALHMGHVRNYTIGDVISRYKRMTGHNVLQPMGWDAFGLPAENAAIKNRTAPAKWTYANIAHMKAQLQQMGYAIDWSREFATCQPSYYVHEQRMFVRLMKKGLAYRKNSVVNWDPVDQTVLANEQVIDGRGWRTGALVEKREIPQWFLKITDYAQELLDGLDALPGWPDAVKTMQRNWIGRSEGLEIRFDVVDADGNAHEPLHVFTTRPDTLMGVTFVSIAGEHPLARLAAEKDAELAAFLDDLKKGGVTEAELETQEKRGRYTGLSAIHPITGEQMPIYVANFVLMNYGTGAVMAVPGHDERDWEFARKYSLPVRMVIVPPEVRDAVNEIAGDLAKHEDAMASALGEGGSADVYGTTAAVQVVKEFERRIQEEGAYTERGWLVNSGEFDGMDFQQALDAFAARFEAAGSGQRRVNFRLRDWGVSRQRYWGCPIPVILCATCGDVPVPEDQLPVVLPEDVAFSGVTSPIKSDPQWRKTTCPQCGGDAERETDTFDTFMESSWYYARYTSPGAAQQVDERAKYWTPVDQYIGGIEHAILHLLYFRFYHKLMRDQGLVNSDEPATNLLTQGMVIAETFYRENVDGSKDWINPADVEVIRDERGRITGATLKADGKPVVIGGTEKMSKSKNNGVDPQLMVGKYGADTVRLFSMFAAPPEQSLEWNEAGVEGMARFLRRFWREVLTHVSQPDHPDVASLLAGGAQLEAAQKTLRRQLHETIQKVGDDYGRRHSFNTAIAALMELLNHVSKFDDMSDAGRAVRHEALQAMVLLLNPVTPHVCHALWQALGHTETLLEDVPFPVADPAALARDAVTLAVQVNGKLRGTIDVPVNLDKAEIERLALAEPNVAKFMEGLSVRKVIVVPGKIVNVVAG; translated from the coding sequence GTGTCCGCCCAAGCCGCAAACGAAACCCGTCCCTACGACCCGCAGGCCATCGAGGGCGATGCGCAACGCTTCTGGGAGGGTACGCGCGCCTTCGAGGTGAACGAAGCCTCCGACAAGCCCAAGTACTACTGCCTGTCGATGCTGCCGTACCCGTCGGGCGCGCTGCACATGGGCCACGTGCGCAACTACACCATCGGCGACGTCATCAGCCGCTACAAGCGCATGACCGGCCATAACGTCCTGCAGCCGATGGGCTGGGACGCCTTCGGCCTGCCGGCGGAAAACGCCGCGATCAAGAACAGGACCGCGCCGGCGAAGTGGACCTACGCCAACATCGCGCACATGAAGGCGCAGCTGCAGCAGATGGGCTACGCGATCGACTGGTCGCGCGAATTCGCCACCTGCCAGCCCTCGTACTACGTGCACGAGCAGCGCATGTTCGTGCGCCTGATGAAGAAGGGCCTCGCGTACCGCAAGAATTCGGTCGTGAACTGGGACCCGGTCGACCAGACCGTGCTCGCGAACGAGCAGGTGATCGATGGCCGCGGCTGGCGCACCGGTGCGCTGGTCGAGAAGCGCGAAATCCCGCAGTGGTTCCTGAAGATCACCGATTACGCGCAGGAACTGCTCGACGGCCTCGACGCGCTGCCGGGCTGGCCGGATGCGGTCAAGACGATGCAGCGCAACTGGATCGGTCGAAGCGAAGGCCTGGAAATCCGCTTCGACGTGGTCGACGCCGACGGCAACGCGCATGAGCCGCTGCACGTGTTCACCACGCGCCCGGACACGCTGATGGGCGTGACGTTCGTGTCGATCGCCGGCGAGCATCCGCTGGCGCGACTGGCCGCGGAAAAGGACGCCGAACTCGCCGCGTTCCTCGACGACCTGAAGAAGGGCGGCGTCACCGAAGCGGAACTTGAAACGCAGGAAAAGCGCGGCCGTTACACCGGCCTGAGCGCGATCCACCCCATCACCGGCGAGCAGATGCCCATCTACGTCGCCAATTTCGTGCTGATGAACTACGGCACCGGCGCGGTGATGGCGGTGCCGGGCCACGACGAGCGCGACTGGGAATTCGCACGCAAGTATTCGCTGCCGGTGCGCATGGTGATCGTGCCGCCGGAAGTGCGCGACGCGGTGAACGAAATCGCCGGCGACCTCGCCAAGCACGAGGATGCGATGGCGAGCGCGCTGGGCGAGGGCGGTTCGGCCGACGTCTACGGCACCACGGCCGCGGTGCAGGTCGTGAAGGAGTTCGAGCGCCGCATCCAGGAGGAGGGCGCATACACCGAACGCGGCTGGCTGGTGAATTCCGGCGAGTTCGACGGCATGGACTTCCAGCAGGCGCTCGACGCGTTCGCCGCGCGTTTCGAAGCGGCCGGCAGCGGCCAGCGACGCGTCAATTTCCGCCTGCGCGACTGGGGCGTGAGCCGCCAGCGTTACTGGGGTTGCCCCATCCCCGTCATCCTGTGCGCGACGTGCGGCGACGTGCCGGTGCCGGAAGACCAGCTGCCGGTCGTGCTGCCGGAGGACGTCGCGTTCTCCGGCGTCACCTCGCCGATCAAGTCCGATCCGCAGTGGCGCAAGACGACCTGCCCGCAGTGCGGCGGCGACGCCGAGCGCGAGACCGACACGTTCGACACCTTCATGGAGTCGAGCTGGTACTACGCGCGCTACACCTCGCCGGGTGCGGCGCAGCAGGTCGACGAGCGCGCGAAGTACTGGACGCCGGTCGATCAGTACATCGGCGGCATCGAGCACGCGATCCTGCACCTGCTGTACTTCCGCTTCTACCACAAGCTCATGCGCGACCAGGGCCTGGTGAACAGCGACGAGCCGGCGACCAACCTGCTGACGCAGGGCATGGTCATCGCCGAAACCTTCTATCGCGAGAACGTCGACGGGTCGAAGGACTGGATCAACCCGGCCGACGTGGAAGTCATCCGCGACGAACGCGGCCGCATCACCGGCGCCACGCTGAAGGCCGACGGCAAGCCCGTCGTCATCGGCGGCACGGAGAAGATGTCGAAGTCGAAGAACAACGGCGTGGATCCGCAGCTGATGGTCGGCAAGTACGGCGCCGACACGGTGCGCCTGTTCTCGATGTTCGCCGCGCCGCCGGAGCAGTCGCTGGAATGGAACGAGGCCGGCGTGGAAGGCATGGCGCGCTTCCTGCGCCGCTTCTGGCGCGAAGTGCTCACGCATGTCTCGCAGCCGGATCATCCGGATGTCGCCTCGCTGCTCGCCGGCGGCGCGCAGCTGGAGGCCGCGCAGAAGACGCTGCGTCGCCAGCTGCACGAAACCATCCAGAAGGTCGGCGACGACTACGGCCGGCGCCACAGCTTCAACACCGCGATCGCGGCGCTGATGGAGCTGCTCAACCACGTGTCGAAGTTCGACGACATGAGCGACGCCGGCCGCGCCGTGCGCCACGAAGCGCTGCAGGCGATGGTGCTATTGCTCAATCCGGTCACGCCGCACGTCTGCCACGCGCTCTGGCAGGCGCTGGGCCACACGGAGACGTTGCTGGAAGACGTGCCGTTCCCGGTCGCCGATCCCGCCGCGCTCGCGCGCGACGCGGTGACCTTGGCGGTGCAGGTCAACGGCAAGCTGCGCGGCACGATCGACGTGCCGGTGAACCTGGACAAGGCGGAAATCGAACGCCTCGCACTGGCCGAGCCGAACGTCGCCAAGTTCATGGAAGGCCTGTCGGTGCGGAAGGTGATCGTGGTGCCGGGGAAGATCGTCAACGTCGTGGCGGGGTGA
- the lptE gene encoding LPS assembly lipoprotein LptE, protein MLKRAIPVALVLALSACGFHLRSALVLPPDLGPVRVVSVDRYSPLAESLAQALTRAGAEPATERTTDATVLDLMGEQWGDRPISLDELGRAQEYSLRYAVTFELRRPDGTAIVPRQTIELARDYVSNPVQAIGTEGEREILQGEMRREMVASVLRRLDAVARHATAAAAAAPAELTPPPTSDTTTP, encoded by the coding sequence CTGCTCAAGCGCGCCATCCCCGTCGCCCTCGTGCTGGCCCTGTCGGCCTGCGGCTTCCACCTGCGCAGCGCGCTGGTGCTGCCGCCGGACCTCGGACCGGTCCGCGTGGTGTCCGTCGACCGCTACAGCCCGCTGGCCGAGTCGCTCGCGCAGGCGCTCACGCGCGCCGGCGCGGAACCGGCGACCGAGCGGACCACCGACGCCACCGTGCTCGACCTGATGGGCGAGCAGTGGGGCGATCGTCCGATCAGCCTGGACGAACTCGGTCGCGCGCAGGAGTACTCGCTGCGTTACGCCGTCACCTTCGAACTGCGCCGCCCCGACGGGACGGCCATCGTGCCGCGACAGACGATCGAGCTGGCGCGCGACTACGTGTCCAACCCCGTGCAGGCCATCGGCACGGAAGGCGAGCGCGAGATCCTGCAGGGCGAAATGCGCCGCGAGATGGTGGCCTCCGTGCTGCGTCGCCTCGACGCGGTCGCGCGACACGCCACGGCCGCTGCGGCTGCCGCGCCGGCGGAACTCACGCCGCCGCCGACCTCGGACACGACCACGCCCTGA
- the holA gene encoding DNA polymerase III subunit delta encodes MELRPEQLVAQLGLDRPEPASLHPAYLIAGPEPLRVLEAADAVRAAARRAGIAEREVFEAEGNQREPDWNALSATFRAPSLFASRRLVELRLPSGKPGKEGAEVITDFCADPPHDVTLLITAGEWSKQHGGKWSEAIGRIGQVAIAWQIKPHELTDWIEKRLRARGLRADHDAVQSLAERVEGNLLAAAQEIDKLALLSDGQSLDRERMAELVADAARYDVFRLVDATMNGQGVQVSRMLAGLRAEGEAVPGLLGMIVMELQRAAALARVQARGGNLVSEFKAQRIWDSKQPMYKRALARHASPRWDAFVAEAGRVDRIAKGRPRYGEEPVDAWLALERLLLAVAEPRATRLLVG; translated from the coding sequence ATGGAACTGCGTCCGGAGCAGCTCGTCGCGCAGCTCGGCCTGGATCGGCCCGAGCCCGCTTCGCTGCATCCCGCGTATCTCATCGCCGGCCCCGAACCGCTGCGCGTGCTCGAAGCCGCCGACGCCGTGCGCGCCGCCGCACGTCGCGCGGGCATCGCCGAGCGCGAAGTGTTCGAAGCCGAAGGCAACCAGCGCGAACCCGACTGGAACGCGCTGTCGGCGACGTTCCGCGCGCCGAGCCTGTTCGCCAGCCGCCGCCTCGTCGAACTTCGCTTGCCGAGCGGCAAGCCGGGCAAGGAAGGCGCGGAAGTCATCACCGATTTCTGCGCCGATCCACCGCACGACGTGACGCTGCTCATCACCGCCGGCGAGTGGAGCAAGCAGCATGGCGGCAAGTGGAGCGAGGCGATCGGCCGCATCGGCCAGGTCGCCATCGCGTGGCAGATCAAGCCGCACGAACTCACCGACTGGATCGAAAAGCGCCTGCGTGCTCGCGGCCTGCGCGCCGACCACGACGCCGTGCAGAGCCTCGCCGAACGTGTCGAAGGCAACCTGCTCGCGGCGGCGCAGGAAATCGACAAGCTGGCGCTACTGTCCGATGGGCAGTCGCTCGATCGCGAACGCATGGCCGAACTGGTCGCCGACGCGGCGCGTTACGACGTGTTCCGCCTCGTCGACGCGACGATGAACGGCCAGGGCGTGCAGGTGTCGCGCATGCTCGCCGGCCTGCGTGCCGAAGGCGAAGCCGTGCCCGGCCTGCTGGGCATGATCGTGATGGAGCTGCAGCGCGCCGCCGCGCTCGCGCGCGTGCAGGCGCGCGGCGGCAATCTTGTCTCCGAGTTCAAGGCGCAGCGCATCTGGGATTCCAAGCAGCCGATGTACAAGCGCGCGCTGGCACGCCATGCGTCGCCGCGCTGGGACGCGTTCGTCGCCGAAGCCGGTCGCGTGGACCGCATCGCGAAAGGACGTCCGCGTTACGGCGAGGAACCCGTGGACGCGTGGCTGGCGCTGGAGCGCCTGCTGCTCGCCGTCGCCGAACCGCGCGCCACGCGCCTGCTCGTCGGCTGA
- the nadD gene encoding nicotinate-nucleotide adenylyltransferase, whose amino-acid sequence MTLRIYYGGTFDPVHAGHLSVACEVRDALGAQVFLVPAADPPHKDDTHADADARSRMLDLAIAGESGLKVDRRELHREGPSYTVDTLRELRAEVGPQTPLVWMIGGDSLLQLHTWNRWRELFALAHVLAVARPGSHLEPGAVAAVAPDVEAEIGPRRCPASMLNSAPAGKVAVFPLRHERPESSTELRRRMAAGEPWEAGVAPAVAEYIRRHGLYGVRGVTPASL is encoded by the coding sequence ATGACGTTGCGCATCTACTACGGCGGCACCTTCGACCCGGTGCATGCGGGCCATCTGTCCGTCGCCTGCGAAGTGCGTGATGCGCTGGGGGCGCAGGTGTTCCTCGTGCCCGCCGCCGACCCGCCGCACAAGGACGACACGCATGCCGACGCCGATGCGCGCTCGCGCATGCTCGACCTCGCCATCGCGGGCGAAAGCGGGCTCAAGGTCGATCGCCGCGAACTGCACCGTGAGGGCCCGTCGTACACGGTCGACACATTGCGCGAACTGCGCGCCGAGGTCGGCCCGCAGACGCCGCTGGTGTGGATGATCGGCGGCGATTCGCTGCTGCAATTGCACACCTGGAACCGGTGGCGCGAGCTGTTCGCGCTGGCGCACGTGCTGGCGGTGGCGCGGCCGGGATCGCACCTGGAGCCGGGCGCGGTGGCCGCAGTCGCGCCCGACGTCGAGGCCGAGATCGGTCCGCGCCGTTGTCCTGCCTCGATGCTGAACAGCGCTCCAGCCGGCAAAGTGGCCGTTTTCCCGCTGCGGCATGAACGCCCGGAGTCCTCGACGGAGCTGCGCCGGCGCATGGCGGCCGGCGAACCGTGGGAGGCGGGCGTCGCGCCGGCCGTGGCTGAGTACATCCGCCGGCACGGGCTCTACGGCGTCCGGGGCGTCACGCCGGCTTCGTTATAA
- the rsfS gene encoding ribosome silencing factor — MSTEAQVIKTRLPNPPPPVDVLLKTVHAAVEELKARDVTEIDVRGKSSVTDYMVIASGTSTRHVKSIADEVVKFAKNLDVQPLGVEGEREAEWVLVDLGDVVVHVMLPRVREFYALERLWTVGDQPPEDEEDEVETDAEERF, encoded by the coding sequence TTGAGTACCGAAGCGCAAGTCATCAAGACCCGCCTGCCCAACCCGCCGCCGCCGGTGGATGTCCTGCTGAAGACCGTGCATGCGGCCGTGGAAGAACTCAAGGCGCGCGATGTCACCGAAATCGACGTGCGCGGCAAGAGCAGCGTCACCGACTACATGGTCATCGCTTCGGGCACCTCGACCCGTCACGTGAAGTCGATCGCCGACGAAGTCGTGAAGTTCGCCAAGAACCTCGACGTCCAGCCGCTGGGCGTGGAAGGCGAGCGCGAGGCCGAGTGGGTGCTCGTCGACCTCGGCGACGTCGTGGTCCACGTGATGCTGCCGCGCGTGCGCGAGTTCTATGCGCTGGAGCGTCTGTGGACGGTGGGCGACCAGCCGCCGGAAGACGAGGAAGACGAAGTCGAGACGGACGCGGAAGAGCGTTTCTGA
- the rlmH gene encoding 23S rRNA (pseudouridine(1915)-N(3))-methyltransferase RlmH, with translation MKARLIAVGERAPRWVAEGFGEYQKRLSHWLPLELVEVEPGLRGKGRDAARAMQDEGARVIAALPKNALVVTLDGRGKPWSSEQLAQRLEHWRAQGRDLAFLIGGPEGHAPDVLARGDESWSLGPLTLPHMLVRLVAAEQLYRAAALLANHPYHRA, from the coding sequence ATGAAAGCCCGCCTCATTGCCGTCGGCGAACGCGCGCCGCGCTGGGTCGCCGAGGGCTTCGGCGAATACCAGAAGCGTCTGTCGCACTGGTTGCCGCTGGAACTGGTGGAAGTCGAGCCCGGCCTTCGCGGCAAGGGACGCGATGCCGCGCGCGCGATGCAGGACGAAGGCGCGCGCGTGATCGCCGCGCTGCCGAAGAACGCGCTGGTGGTGACGCTGGACGGCCGCGGCAAGCCGTGGTCGTCGGAACAGCTCGCTCAGCGGCTCGAACATTGGCGCGCGCAGGGACGGGACCTCGCGTTTCTCATCGGCGGTCCCGAAGGCCACGCGCCGGACGTGCTCGCACGCGGCGATGAATCCTGGTCGCTGGGCCCGCTCACGTTGCCGCACATGCTGGTGCGGCTGGTTGCGGCCGAACAGCTGTATCGCGCGGCGGCGTTGCTGGCGAATCATCCGTATCACCGGGCTTGA
- a CDS encoding autotransporter outer membrane beta-barrel domain-containing protein, giving the protein MQISSFRLHPLTLALHLTLVAIPALANAQSLYAGPGTNTSTTGEVFSNADVDGATFLALDGGHITGDATVESTVDNGASLLAIGKHATSGAPSTIALTDSTITSTGIAGAGAWAEDDGLIKLTNSTIVSSGARADGAVALGGTIEMDGGSVSVTDANSGNALLASGATGKVVSTHQTLSAAGAGTEVVRAERGAQVALTGSKALVTGAGSRAVIATGAGSTVEGTGAKITVETAAGHGVVAANGGSVALTDSEVISSSGIDNNFALLATGAASSIAVSSTKVTTSGATSGGASAESGAKLRIEQGSSVDTAGAKSNGVRALGAGSELLVDASTVATSGASAVGAAAGTGGKVSLVNGAEVSTANDAAYGVVATGRNAVVKVSGSTVSTSGDNAPAAVAMDGGLVALDADATVQASGANSNALEVTGAGSRATADGSTLTSTKAAGIAMAQATSVDLVGTNVSGASHAAGFVANGSDPVTAPAVLNVSGGSLKSSGAAIQSQDINAQVTLADGVVVTSESGHVAYAKDKSTLALTVRDTSLQGDLFAQTGSALDLAMESGSSLEGAVLNGRTMSMVDGTSWMLTRSSDVASLANAGRISIAAPTSGDYKTLTVHGDYVGNDGMIAINTALGDDASPTDKLIVEGATSGNTSLHVNNVGGAGAYTTADGIQVVQVNGASNGVFALDGRVVAGANEYLLAQGGKANPADGDWYLRSEAPVPPPVEPVTPVDPVVPADPVAPVDPVAPVDPIAPVDPTPVGPEPTPVAPISPQPTTPLYRPEPAAYLANQAAAVGMFEHSMHDRMGEPNLGAHGDDGRSSAAWVRVVRNQMDGTTGEGQLDAGTDTSVLQIGGEIARANDSRFHIGLMGGTGRADTEVTSTLLDWRAKGKVTGYNLGVYGTWFADAKAATGLYLDGWLQYGRYDNKVQGDLLATERYDSKTWAASIEAGYAFALNNGGNTRYFIEPQAQAIFTDYSASQHRENNGTLIDDVDAGGLTTRLGVRFYGHAASAQRNVVQPFVTLNWWHDDDRNRMSFNATTLELELPRDRYEAKLGLQSQLGGGWTGWGNLGLTYGARDYHDVTGQLGLNYRW; this is encoded by the coding sequence ATGCAAATTTCCAGCTTCAGGCTTCATCCACTCACTCTCGCACTGCATCTCACGCTTGTTGCGATACCGGCACTGGCCAACGCGCAGAGCCTTTATGCAGGCCCCGGCACCAACACGAGCACGACCGGGGAGGTCTTCAGCAACGCCGACGTCGACGGCGCCACGTTCCTCGCGCTGGACGGCGGACACATCACCGGCGATGCGACCGTCGAAAGTACCGTCGACAACGGGGCGTCGCTGCTCGCCATCGGCAAGCACGCCACGAGCGGTGCACCCAGCACCATCGCGCTGACGGATTCGACCATCACGTCCACCGGCATCGCAGGCGCGGGTGCGTGGGCGGAGGACGATGGCCTCATCAAGTTGACGAACAGCACGATCGTGTCATCCGGCGCGCGGGCGGACGGTGCCGTCGCACTGGGCGGCACGATCGAGATGGACGGCGGGTCGGTTTCCGTCACCGATGCCAATAGCGGCAACGCCCTGCTCGCCAGCGGTGCAACGGGCAAAGTGGTTTCCACCCACCAGACGCTCTCTGCGGCAGGCGCCGGCACCGAAGTCGTGCGCGCCGAACGAGGCGCGCAGGTGGCGCTGACCGGCAGCAAGGCGCTGGTCACCGGCGCCGGCAGCCGCGCTGTCATCGCGACCGGTGCGGGAAGCACGGTGGAAGGAACCGGCGCAAAGATCACGGTCGAAACCGCGGCCGGGCACGGCGTCGTTGCAGCCAACGGCGGCAGTGTCGCGTTGACCGATTCCGAGGTCATCTCCAGTTCCGGCATCGACAACAACTTCGCGCTGCTTGCCACCGGCGCGGCCAGTTCGATCGCAGTGAGCAGCACCAAAGTCACCACGTCCGGCGCCACGTCGGGCGGTGCCAGCGCCGAGAGTGGCGCAAAACTCCGCATCGAGCAGGGTTCCTCGGTCGACACGGCGGGGGCCAAGTCCAATGGCGTACGCGCGCTCGGCGCCGGTAGCGAACTGCTGGTCGACGCGTCGACCGTCGCGACGTCGGGGGCTTCGGCTGTAGGCGCTGCTGCGGGAACGGGCGGCAAGGTGAGCCTGGTCAACGGAGCCGAGGTTTCAACGGCGAACGATGCCGCGTACGGAGTGGTCGCCACAGGCAGGAACGCCGTGGTCAAGGTCTCGGGCAGCACGGTCAGCACGAGCGGAGACAACGCCCCCGCGGCGGTCGCGATGGACGGTGGCCTGGTCGCGCTCGACGCCGACGCGACTGTCCAGGCCAGCGGCGCGAACTCCAATGCATTGGAAGTCACCGGCGCGGGTAGTCGCGCGACGGCAGACGGCTCGACGCTTACCAGCACGAAAGCCGCGGGCATCGCAATGGCACAGGCCACGTCGGTGGACCTGGTCGGCACGAACGTGAGCGGCGCGAGCCACGCGGCGGGCTTCGTCGCCAATGGAAGCGACCCCGTCACCGCACCCGCGGTGCTCAATGTCTCGGGCGGTTCGCTGAAGTCCAGCGGCGCTGCCATCCAGTCCCAGGATATCAACGCACAGGTCACGCTCGCCGATGGCGTCGTCGTCACGTCGGAAAGCGGCCACGTCGCCTACGCGAAGGACAAGAGCACGCTGGCCCTGACGGTTCGCGACACCTCGTTGCAAGGCGATCTCTTCGCTCAAACCGGGAGCGCGCTCGATCTTGCGATGGAAAGCGGAAGCTCATTGGAAGGCGCGGTTCTCAACGGCCGCACGATGTCGATGGTCGACGGAACCTCGTGGATGCTCACGCGGTCTTCCGATGTCGCATCGCTGGCCAACGCCGGCAGGATCTCCATTGCGGCCCCCACGTCGGGCGATTACAAGACGCTGACCGTGCACGGCGACTATGTCGGCAACGACGGCATGATCGCGATCAACACTGCACTGGGCGATGACGCGTCGCCGACCGACAAGCTGATCGTGGAAGGCGCCACCTCAGGCAACACGTCGCTGCACGTGAACAACGTCGGCGGTGCGGGTGCGTACACCACCGCCGACGGCATTCAGGTCGTGCAGGTCAATGGCGCGTCCAATGGCGTCTTCGCACTCGACGGCCGCGTCGTGGCCGGCGCGAACGAGTACCTGCTCGCACAGGGCGGCAAGGCGAATCCGGCCGATGGCGACTGGTACCTGCGTTCGGAAGCTCCTGTACCGCCGCCGGTCGAACCCGTGACGCCTGTCGATCCGGTTGTGCCTGCGGACCCCGTTGCGCCTGTCGATCCGGTCGCTCCCGTCGACCCGATTGCACCCGTCGACCCCACGCCAGTGGGACCGGAACCGACTCCCGTCGCGCCGATCTCACCGCAGCCGACCACCCCGCTCTACCGCCCTGAACCGGCCGCCTACCTCGCCAACCAGGCAGCAGCGGTCGGCATGTTCGAGCACTCGATGCACGACCGCATGGGCGAGCCGAACCTCGGTGCGCACGGCGACGACGGGCGCAGCTCGGCTGCATGGGTGCGCGTGGTGCGCAACCAGATGGACGGCACGACCGGCGAAGGCCAGCTCGATGCAGGCACCGACACGTCCGTGCTGCAGATCGGCGGCGAAATCGCACGCGCGAACGACAGCCGCTTCCACATCGGTCTCATGGGCGGCACCGGTCGCGCCGACACCGAGGTGACGTCGACGCTGCTCGACTGGCGCGCCAAGGGCAAGGTGACCGGCTACAACCTGGGCGTCTACGGCACGTGGTTCGCCGACGCGAAGGCCGCCACCGGGTTGTACCTGGACGGCTGGCTGCAGTACGGGCGCTACGACAACAAGGTGCAGGGCGACCTGCTTGCCACTGAGCGCTACGACTCGAAGACCTGGGCGGCCTCGATCGAAGCCGGCTACGCCTTCGCGCTCAACAACGGCGGTAACACGCGCTACTTCATCGAACCGCAGGCGCAGGCGATCTTCACGGATTACTCGGCGTCGCAGCACCGCGAGAACAACGGCACGTTGATCGATGACGTGGATGCCGGCGGCCTGACCACGCGCCTGGGCGTGCGCTTCTACGGACATGCGGCGAGTGCACAGCGCAACGTCGTGCAGCCGTTCGTGACGCTGAACTGGTGGCACGACGACGACCGGAATCGCATGTCGTTCAACGCCACGACGCTTGAACTCGAACTGCCGCGCGACCGCTACGAAGCCAAGCTCGGCCTGCAGAGCCAGCTGGGCGGCGGCTGGACGGGCTGGGGCAACCTCGGCCTGACGTACGGCGCGCGCGACTACCACGATGTCACGGGCCAGCTCGGCCTGAACTATCGCTGGTAA